From Hartmannibacter diazotrophicus, a single genomic window includes:
- a CDS encoding MerR family transcriptional regulator has translation MFSIGDLAKRTGVKVPTIRYYEQMGLVAKPERTDGNQRRYSRNDLERLAFIRHARDLGLPIEAIRDLLRLAAHPEEPCEDADRIITDHLAGVREKIARLQRLEAELARMAGGCHADHVGECYVIASLADHGLCEHEH, from the coding sequence ATGTTTTCGATCGGCGATCTCGCCAAGCGCACCGGCGTCAAGGTGCCGACCATCCGCTATTATGAACAGATGGGCCTTGTGGCCAAGCCGGAGCGGACGGACGGCAACCAGCGCCGCTATTCAAGAAATGATCTCGAACGCCTCGCGTTCATCCGTCATGCGCGCGATCTCGGGCTTCCGATCGAGGCGATCCGCGATCTTCTGCGCCTTGCGGCTCACCCGGAGGAGCCCTGCGAGGACGCCGACCGGATCATCACAGATCATCTGGCCGGGGTGAGGGAGAAGATCGCGCGGTTGCAGCGGCTGGAGGCGGAACTTGCGCGCATGGCCGGAGGCTGCCACGCGGACCACGTCGGCGAATGCTATGTCATTGCCTCGCTCGCCGACCACGGTCTCTGCGAGCACGAGCATTGA